The window AATGCTGGCTATCGATAGTAATCGTAAAAGCACTATAATCATTAAAACCAACAAGTAATATGAAAAAGTTAATACTTTTAGTACTAGCGATTGTTTTAATAGTCCCTAGTAATGGCTGTCGGATCTTGAGAGAAAAAGATAAGCATACATCACTTGCAAAAACAGATGTAATGAATAATGTAAATGTTAGTAAGCAAACTATTGATAGTCTGGTTGCTTTTAAGAACTATATTTACAACCGGAGTTCTCAGGTAATTTCTGAAGAAATCAATTACAAGTTTCCTAATACCGACAAAAAGGATTTGGAGATCACTGCTAATTTTAGAGTAGACCCTGTTATCGATTTAAAGGGCGATACGGCTTTTAAGCTGGTTGATGTTAAAAATGACAATGTTAGTGTAACTGTATATCAGAACAAGCGCACTAATGAGTTGATGGCAAAGGTTAAAACAGAAAATGGGATAAAAGAACTTAAAGCAAGTGAGATCCAGATAAAGCGAACCACAACGACTAACAGCGATGTTGTTGATACTTCGAAGAAAGATATTGATGTTAAACGATCCACGATTGATAGTGTTGATAAATCTAAAAGCTCAACATACAAAAAAGAGGTTGACTTACAGGTTAACAAAGAAGTAAAGTCAGTATTTTTGGGCTGGTGGTGCGTGTTTTTAGTCATACCATTGCTGATTATCATATTTAAAAGGAAAAGTATTTTAAAGTGGATTAGAAGCAAAATAGCTTAATCAAAGGCCTCTCTTTATTGGGAGGCCTTTAAGTTTTCTAAAACTTTCTCAGCATACTCATCCATAACAAGATCGTCGGATATTTCCGAGATATAGCCCTCATGAATAGCTAACGATGAGTGTCCAATAAGATCCTTTGTGATGCTGGTATCTTTTATCGTTGAATTGGCAATTTTCGAAAAAAAGTGACGAGCCGCATGTGGAGAGATGTTTTTTGTAATTTTTATTTTCTCTCCGATAATCTTTAAGTATCTGCTCAGCTTCGAAATGGCATTTTTTACCGCTTTTTTGTATATAAACTTATCAACGTTCGCGTCTGTGTCCATAAAGGAAAAGATATAGTCAAACTCATTGCCGACCATCCACCTATCAATAATATTTTTCAGAGCCTCAACAATTCCTATGTTATGAATTTTGCCGGTTTTCCGCTCTTCATAAACCAGGCGATTATCAATAATGTTTGATGCCTTAAGTGTGATTAAATCTCCGATTCTAATACCTCGTAAGAATATGCTGGCAATGAAAATATCTCTTGACTCAGCCATTTTACCAGATAGTTCCAAACTCATTATCTGTTGTATTTCACTAACATTTAGCTTAGTCTTAGTGGATCTCTGTTTATTAAAAGTTATATCGTCCAGAGCATTCTCTTTAATCATTTTGGCTTTTTTAGCTCCAGATAGAACTTTGCCGAGAACGTGCATTTTTTCCTTTATTGAGTTAGGATTGTTTTTTTTTACGTCTCTTAAAAATGCCGCGAATTTATAGATAAATGACTCCGTAATGTCCTCGAAATCGACATCTTTATCAAACTCAAGCAGCTGAGCAAGTACAACTTTATTTACATCGTGCCTAGAAACTTGTTCTTTTAGCCGATAATTTTCTATTATATTTTCAAAATAGGCTTTAAAATTTAGTACCTTAGTTATACCGAAGTTCTTTAGAGCATATTCGATATCATTGTTTATTCTCGGAGCTTCAATATTTTTTGAAGAAACTCTATTTGTGGATTTAAGCCAATCTTGCTTTTTGCAACGGCCTAAAACCTTTCTTATAGGTTTACCGTTCTTAACATATTGTAACATTATCGGATGAGTATTATCCGCGTAAGTTTTGTGAACGTAAAGAATGATTTTTGGTGTAAGCATGGTGTAAGTAGTAATAGGTAAACAATGGTAAAATTAGGTAAATTATGAATGCTAAAAAAATTAGTAAAGTTTATTTTGATTACTTTTTTACCAGCTTTTATTTATGCTTTATTATAACTACTTTTGCAGCGCAAAGGTAAACTAAGCAAAAGAATTAGACGAAAACATGGCAATTAAAATAACAGATGAGTGTATAAATTGTGGGGCATGTGAACCAGAATGTCCAAATAACGCAATTTACGATGCCGGAACTGCATGGCGTTTTTCTGATGGTACCAATTTAAACGGTATCATTGATTTTGGTAATCAACAAATCGAAGCTGATGCAACTCAAGAAGCAGTTTCAGACGAAGTATATTATATCGTATCTGATAAATGTACTGAATGTAAAGGTTTTCATGATGAGCCTCAATGTGCGGCAGTATGTCCGGTTGATTGTTGCGTAGACGACGAAGATATCCGCGAAACAGAAGAAGAATTATTGGCTAAGAAAGCCTGGTTACACCAGGAAGGTTAATAATTAAAAGATATTAATTTAAAAAGTCTCGGTTATTAATCGAGACTTTTTTTGTGCCGGTTCTTAAAATAACCAATTACCAATAAATCAATTTTCAAACTGTATAAAACACCAGGTTTAGACGAGCATAGTGTTTGATTATTGTGATTTGAATATTGGTTATTTAATCCACCTCACATTTATTAGGGATAATCAAAACCGGACAAGCTGATTTCCTGGCCACGTGTTCGGCTACACTGCCCATCAAAAAATGGTACAATCCGGTTCGGCCATAGGTTCCAATTACAATCAGGTCAGACCCCCACTCGTCTGACTGCTGGATAATGCCGTGTGCTGCGGTATCTACAATGCTTAAATAAGTTGTTTTAATTTCCTTGCTATATTTTGCTTCCATTTCCTTGAGCAAAACATGACTGTTCTCTTCGCTATTGTCGTAGGTTTCTAAAAACACAGGTGCCAATGTTAAATCAGGATTTACGTTGGCTGGGATAGGTTCGATAATATTAACCAATGCTACTTCTGCTCCAAATTTTTCTGCCATGTCGTAACCGGCTTTTGCCGCTTTTTCTGAGCAGGTGCTATTATCAACGGCAATTAATATTTTTTTAAAATTCATAGCGTGTGTATTTAAAAGGTTATCATCATAAAAATAACAAATTTGCAGGCAAAATGTTAGGCAATGGATGTATTTTATTAGTTTTACTCTACTAATTTACAGGTACATTAAATGGAAAACCAATACGGTATTTGCAGGGTTGCAGTAGCACCTTTGCGGGCAGATGCATCAGATCGATCGGAAATTGTATCACAACTTTTATTTGGCGACCACGTCGAAATTCTTCAAAAGGAAGAACGTTGGTGGCTGGTTCAAAATGGATACGATGGTTATGAAGGTTGGATGGATTTCAGGCAACTAGCACCCGTTAGCCAGAACGAATTTGCAGAAATGCACGATTGCCATTTGCTGGCGCCTTTAAGCTTTAACAATACCCTTACCGCCGAGGATGGTAGTTTATACCACTTGTGCCCGGGTAGTAACCTTCCGTTTTTAAAGAACGAATTTTGCTACGTTGGCTCTGAGCGATATAAAATCGGCTTTGATGTGCACGATAATCATAAAACAGATTTTAAGGCTGATGTTACAGCTACAGCCAAATTTTTCCAGAATATCCCGTATCTGTGGGGTGGACGAAATTTATTTGGTTTAGACTGTTCGGGTTTTACGCAATTGGTGTTTAAACTGCTGGGCATCAAATTAAACCGCGATGCTTCGCAACAGGCCGAACAGGGTGAACTGGTGGGATTTTTGGCCGAATGTAAACCAGGCGATGTTGCTTTTTTTGATAACGATGAAGGCAAAATTACGCACGTGGGGATTATGTTAAGCCCGAACGAAATTATCCATGCCTCGGCGAAAGTCAAAATAGATCCGATTGATGACCAAGGGATTTTTAATAAAGAGCTAGGCAAATATTCACATAAACTCAGAATTATTAAACGGTTTGTGGAATAGTGGCATGAAATGTATCTTATAGAAAAGATCATTTTTTGCCTTAATCGCGCTGAAAAATCGTCATGCTGAATTTGTTTCAGCATCTCTAATCAGAGGCCCTGAAATGAATTCAGGGTGACAAGGACTCTGAATAAATGTAAATTATTCCATCTCCCAAATCATCACCTGTTTATCATCACCGGTTGAGATGAGGTATTTGCCATCATTGCTCCAAACAATTTTATTGATGGAGTGGGTATGGCCAATTCCTGCTTTTTCGAGACTTAAAATTTTATACAATTTGAAATTTTCGGCATCCCATAGTTTAATACTCTTATCCTGGCTGCTAGTTGCAAAATAAGGCAGTGTAGGGTGAAAGGCAATATCGTAAACCGTGAACATGTGCGCCGGGATGGTTTGCAGCAATTCGTAATTGGGCAAACTCCATATTTTAAGCTGTGCATCGCGGCTTCCCGAAATTAGATACCTGTTTTCGGGATGATAAGCCAAAGCTGTTACCGGAAGTTTATGTCCTTCGAGGTTTTGTTTCAGGCTGTAATCGCTCAGGTTATAGATTTTAATCAGATGGTCTTTACAGCCAAAGGCAATCTCCGTTTCATCCGGAGAGAGTGCAATGGTTCTTACGGTATCATAAGCCGCCTGGAAGCGGTAAATCTCTTTAAAATCGGTTAAGGACCAAACCGCAACTGTTCCATCTTCGCCTGTGGTAATGAGTTCATTTTTGGATTGAACAGTTTTAATGTTGAAAATCGGTTTCAGATGTGCATTCACACGCACAACAACTTCCTGTTTGGTTAAATCGTAAATACTAAAAGCACCACTTCTTTCGCCAACAAATAACTGGTTGTTGTAATAGTGCAGGTAATAAACAGAGCTTTGCACAGGCATTTTAACCCTAACAAAAGCCAGCTGAGCTAAAGACCATTCTACAATGCCTTTATCGTTACCGGCACTAAAAAATATATCATCCTGATCGGAATGTGCGAGTGCATATACCGGGTTTTGGTGGCCTGGAAGGGTTTGTATGTGTTTGAGCATGCGGATTTGGCTGGAAGGCTAGAGGGCGGGAAGCTTGAGGGATAGTTACCTTCAAGCTCCCTACCTTCTACCTTATTTATGTCTTTTCTCTAAATTCTTAGCAATATCCTGAATTGATAAGCCTTTTTCTTTTAGCAAGAACATCAGGTGGAAAAGCAGGTCTGATGCTTCGCCAATAAATTCTTCTTCACTTTCGGCAAGTGCAGCAATTACGGTTTCAACGCCTTCTTCGCCAACTTTCTGCGCAATTTTGTTCAAACCTTTACTGCGCATTTTGTTGATGTACGAACCTTCTACAGGATTTTCATATCTGTCGTTGATGATATTTTCCAATTCAAAAATGAAATTCTGATTGAAATCTGTTTTAAAGCAGCTGCGGCTACCAGTATGGCAGGTAGGGCCAACGGCATCAGCTTTAATCAGAATGGTATCATTGTCGCAATCAACAAAAAGCTCCTTTACATACAAAAAGTTATTGCTGGTTTCTCCTTTCGTCCAGAGGCGGTTTTTTGAGCGTGAAAAGAAGGTTACTTTGCCTTCGGCCTGGGTTTTTTCCAAGGCCTCAGCGTTCATGTAGCCCAGCATTAAAACCTCTAAGGTTTTATAATCCTGAATGATTACAGGCAATAAACCTGCAGTTTTATCCCAATCAAGAGATGATGTATCGATGTTCATTTTATTTCTTTATTTCGGAAAAACAGACTCATGACTATGGACTGCTAACTCCGGACTAATTTATATTCTTACCGGAATCTGGTTTCTGCTTAACTCGTGTTTTAAATCGGGTATCAAAATTTCGCCGTAGTGAAATACCGAGGCGGCCAAAGCAGCATCTACGTTTGCTTTTTGGAAAACTTCGGTAAAATGATCCATGTTACCAGCACCGCCCGAGGCGATAATCGGAATATTAATCATTTGGTTTACCTTACTCAGCAATCCGCAATCAAAACCTGCCTTAGTACCATCATGATCCATAGAGGTTAACAGGATTTCTCCTGCACCTAAATCTTCGGCTTGTTTAATCCAGTTTTCGGTTTCCAGTTCAGTAATTAGCCTTCCACCATTCAGGTGCACCATGTTCTTCCCATCTACATGTTTGGTGTCAACGGCTAAAACTACAAATTGAACGCCAAATGCTTTGGCCAGTTCTTTAATCAGTTTAGGGTTGCGAACAGCAGCCGAATTGATACTGATTTTATCGGCACCGGCGTTTAAAAGAGCTTCTGCGTCGGCAATTTCGGTTATTCCACCACCAATGGTAAAAGGGATGTTTAATTGCCTGGCAACCGATTTAACCATTTCGATCATCGTTTTGCGACGCTCGTGTGTAGCGGTAATATCCAGGAAAACCAGTTCGTCGGCACCTTGTTGTGCATATTGCGCCGCCAGCTCCACAGGGTCGCCTGCATCGCGTAAATCAACAAAGTTTACACCCTTTACCGTGCGGCCATCTTTAACGTCTAAACAAGGGATTATTCTTTTTGAAAGCATGTGTTTGTTTGGTTTCGTCATTGTACATGTTATAGATAAAGAATTAAGTTTTATCTACTTTGCGATCTGCAATGACTATTAATATTATAGCTAAAATGAAGGTTGGAATGCATAAGATAAAACTATAAAATCCAGTTATGCTCATGAATTTTGTATAGTCACCTTTGTAAGTAAACATATGTATTCCCCAAATAAACATGCAAAAACTGGCTAATAGTAATAATAAACTAGCAATTAGCATGTTTTTTGATTTCATTGCCCGCTTAGATTGAACTCAACGCCTTCAAATTCCATTCTTTAATCTCTTCGATGGTGATGCGGTTTTCGTAAATCGCTTTTCCAACCACGACACTCCTGATTGGGTATTTAGCCAATTCGTAAATATCATCCATTGAACTTACACCACCAGAAGCAATTAATTTAATCATTGGCGAGTGTTCCAGTAGTTTTTCATATAAATCGATAGCTGCACCACCTAATTTTCCATCTTTGCTGATATCGGTACACAGGAAACGGAAGAAGCCCAGCGATAGGCATTTATCTACATAATCCATTAGTTTAATAGGCGAGCTTTCCATCCAGCCCGAGTATTTGATCACTTCGTCAAGCACATCGATTGCAATAACAATACGGTTTGCGTAATCATCTTTTTTGGCGAAAGCTTCGCTTAATGAAGGAAGGAAATCAGGATTGGTAATGGCCTGAGTACCCACAATTACCCGGTGAATACCTGCATCAAGCAAATTGGTAACCTGCTCAATGGTACGGATTCCGCCGCCATACTGCACCCTCATTTCTGTTTTCTTAATGATCTCGAAAAGTGACTTCTGGTTGCTGAAATCACCTTTTGCACCATTCAAGTCGATGATATGAATGAAATCTGTACCGTTCGAACGGTATTTTTCAATCATCTCGGCAATGGAAACATCATATTCCGTTTTTTGGTTGTAATCACCTTCACGCAAACGAACAACCTTTCCGTCCAAAATATCAATAGCAGGTATTATATACATTTTATAAGCTTAAGTTTGAAAAATTCTTTAATATTAATTCACCGGCTTTTCCCGATTTCTCCGGGTGGAACTGAACGCCGTAAAAATTATCTTTTTGTACTGCTGCCGAAAACTTTAAACCATAATCAGCAGATGCAATGTCAAAAGTAGGGTTATATTCAATAAAGTACGAATGCACAAAGTAAAATTGTGTATTATCTTCAACACCTTCAAATAGCGAATTGTTTTTAGGGCTCACCGCATTCCATCCCATATGTGGGATTTTGATATTCAGCGCTTTATCAAATTTTTTGGTCTTTACCGGTACAATATCTAAGAGTGCTGCATCGCCTTCTTCCGAATGTTCGGTAATCAGCTGCATGCCCACACAAATGCCCAACACCGGTTTGCTAAGCTTTTTAATCGCTTCAACCAGCCCAGTGCCTTTTAGTTTTTCCATGGCAGCACCTGCATGGCCTACACCCGGGATGATGATGTGGCTATATTTTTCCAGGTCAGCTTCTGTATCAACCATGCCATATTGCAGGTTTAAGCGATCTAAAGCTGCAGTTAGCGAGAAAATATTACCAGCCCCGTAATTTACTATTCCGATCATGTTTAGTATCAAGTGTTTAGTGTCAAATGTTTGGTGTCAGGTATCAAGACAAAATGTCTATCAAATCTGAACTGTTAAATTGCCTTTTATATCTTTAATCTTTATAAAATTTGAAAATGAAAGCCAGTTTTTCAAGGATGCTGTAAGTCCCGCTATCGCTTATAGTCCTCGCTGCGCTATGCGCTATTCCGCTCTATCGGGTTTATTTAACAAAGTCAGTGTGTCAAAGCCCTCCACCTTCGAGCTTCCGACCTTCAGTTTTTACCTATAAAAGGCCCTTTGTGCTTGGTAACACCATTTTTTCGGCATCGCGCTTTACCGCCATTTTAATGGCTTTGGCAAATGCTTTAAAAATCGCCTCAATCTTGTGGTGTTCATTATCACCTTCGGCTTTAATGTTCAGGTTACATTTTGCGGCATCGCTAAACGACTTAAAGAAATGATAAAACATTTCAGTTGGCATATCGCCCACTTTTTCGCGCTTAAACTCTGCATCCCAAACAATCCAGTTTCTTCCACCAAAATCGATAGCAACCTGTGCCAGGCAATCATCCATTGGTAAGCAAAAACCATAACGTTCAATTCCTAATTTATTGCCTAAACCTTTAGCAAAAGCCTCGCCCAGTGCAATTCCGGTGTCCTCGATGGTGTGGTGCTCGTCAATATGCAAATCGCCTTTGGTAATTACCTCCAAATCTACGCTTCCGTGCCTGGCAATCTGATCAAGCATGTGGTCGAAAAAGTTCAGTCCTGTTTCAATTTTTGCTTTTCCGGTACCGTCTAAATCCAGGTTAATGGTGATGTCGGTTTCGTTGGTTTTGCGGATCTGGCTAATTTTTCGGCTTCCTGCTTTCAAAAGGTTATAGATATCTTCCCATTTCTTGGTTTCCAGAATAATCACATCCACCAAAGTTTCGTGTTTATCCAATGCTTCGGTAGAACCAAGTGCATCATTCTGATGGAGGAAAATTGCTTTGGCACCTAAATTTTTCGCCAAAACCACGTCATTTAAGCGGTCGCCAATTACGTATGAGTTTTTTAAATCGTAATCGCCGTTTAAATATTTAGTAAGCAAGGCAGTGCCAGGTTTACGGGTAGGGGCATTGTCTTTTGCAAAAGTGCGATCGATTACAATTTCGCTGAAATTAACACCTTCTCCAGCGAAAGTATCTAACATGAAATTGTGGATCGGCCAGAAATTTTCTTCCGGGTTTGAGGGAGTTCCCAGTCCATCCTGATTGGTTACCATTACCAGTTCGTAATCCATTTCGCTGGCAATTTTCGATAGGTAATATAACGAGCGTGGATAAAACTTTAGTTTGGCAAAACTGTCTACCTGTTCGTCATCTGGTTCGATGTTTAACGTACCATCGCGATCGATAAATAATACTTTTTTCATTTGTATAATCTGTTTTTTCAGTTATAGGTTTTTTAATACGGTTAAGAGTTTATCATTCTCCTCTTTTGTGCCTACGGTTATGCGTAAACAACCTTCGCAAAGTGTCACTTTTGAACGGTCGCGCACAATGATTCCTTCTTCTACCAGATCATCATAAATTTTAACTGCATCGGTTACTTCTGCCAGCACAAAATTCGCATCAGATGGATAAACTTTGGTTACGATTTTGAGCTCATTTAAAGCGATAGATAAACGCTGTCTTTCGGCAACAGATTCTTTAATCCATTCGTTAACTTGAGCAATGTTTTTTAGCGCCTCAAAAGCTAAATCCTGAGTGGCCTGATTGATGTTATAAGGTGGCTTAATTTTGTTTAAAACATCGATCACTTTTGTTGATGAAAAGGCCATGCCTAAACGTAAAGCGGCAAGTCCCAGGCTTTCGAAAAAGTTTGCAAAATTACCAGGTTACCATATTCAGTTAACTCTTGTATAAATGTTTTTTGGCGGGCGTAATTGATGTAAGCTTCATCTACCACTACGATGCCATTAAAGTTGGCTAAAATGGTTTCAATATCTTCACGGTTTATCGAATTTCCGGTAGGATTATTTGGCGAACAAATGAAAATTAATTTCGTGTTTTTATCAATTGTTTCTGCAATCTTTTCCATGTCTAACTGGAAGTTCGGAAGCAGACTAACTTTGCGGATTTCTACATCATTTATATTCGCCGAAACTTCGTACATGCCGTAAGTTGGCGGCAAAATAATTACGTTGTCTTTGCCCGGATTACAGAAAGCACGAAACAATAAATCGATGGCTTCGTCGCTGCCGTTTCCTAAAAAAGTATTCTCTATGGGAACGCCTTTTATTTTGCTTATTGCATCTTTCAGATCCAGTTGTAACGGATCCGGATAACGGTTGTAATTGGCGGGTAAAGGCGAGCCATAACTGTTCTCGTTGGCATCTAAAAAAATCGATGCCTGGCCTTTAAATTCGTCCCTTGCAGTAGAGTAGGGGCGAAGGTTTTTTATATTTTCTCTTACTAAATCGTTGATGTCCATTTTGGTGGTTTATTTTCCTTCGGTTTGATTACACAGATTGCTTGATTACACCGATAGTTTTGTTTTTTACTTAATATTTTCTGACTCCGGACTTCAGGTTCCCGACTCAAAACCCAATCTGATACTCACTGCATTCTTATGTGCCTCCAATCCTTCTGCAGCAGCAAGTGTTTCAACAGTTGTACCAATGTTGTTTAAACCTTCGGTTGACAGGTGCTGAAAAGTAATTTTCTTAATAAAAGCATCGACAGAAACGCCCGAATATGCTTTTGCGAAGCCGCTGGTAGGTAAAGTATGGTTCGTGCCAGAGGCATAATCGCCTGCACTTTCGGGTGTTAGGTTACCTAAAAATACCGATCCTGCATTGGTAATCAACGGAATAAGCTTTTGGTACTGCTCAGTTGCCAATATCAGGTGTTCGGGCGCATATTCGTTTGAAAACTGTATGGCAAGTTCAATATTATCAGTTAAAACAGCGTAAGAATTATCAATTGCTTTGGTAGCTATTTCCTTTCTGGGTAGAATAGCAAGCTGTTTTTCAACTTCTTTAAGCGTTTTGGCTATGATTTGATTTGAAGTAGAAACCAGTATGGCCTGACTATCAGTTCCATGTTCGGCTTGCGCAAGCAGATCTGCAGCAACAAATGACGGAATGGCAGTCTCATCGGCTACTACCAGTACTTCCGATGGGCCAGCGGGCATGTCGATAGCCACTTTGTTTTGTACCATGGTTTTCGCAGTGGTTACATAGCGGTTGCCGGGGCCAAATATCTTATATACCTGTGGCACTGTTTCGGTTCCGAAAGCCATTGCAGCTACGGCTTGTGCACCACCAATCATGAATATTTTTTCGATACCAAGCAGCACAGCGCAATAAGCCAGGTAGCAATTTGTTTTGCCATCCTGCTGTGGTGGCGAGCATACAATTATTTCTTTACAGCCCGCAAGAAGTGCTGGTGTAGCCAGCATTAAAAAGGTGCTCGGTAAAACTGCGGTCCCACCCGGAATATAAAGTCCAACCTTTTCAATTGCCCTTGCTTCGCGCCAGCAAACTACACCAGGCATAGTCTCTACTTTCTCCTCTGTTTTTAATTGCGAAAGGTGAAAGTTTTTGATGTTCTGGTAGGCCACGTCGATAGCTTTTTTTGCTTCGGCCGGGATGCCAGCTGCGATGGTTTTTAATTCTGCGGCATCCAGAAAAAGCTTTTCCAGTTCAACCTTATCAAAGGTTTTTGCAAAATTAAAAAGGGCTTTGTCTCCATCCTCTTTTACCGATTTTATGATGTCGGTAACACGGTTTTCAACCAGTTTATCGTCTTCAATCTGTCTGGAACAAAGTCCTTCAATTTTTGATTTAGATAAATCCTTATAATTGTAGATTTTCAATGTTTTATATTTTAATATTAACTAATAGTTAATATGAATTTAAACGATTTTATTTGATTATTTTCTCAATTGGCATTACTAAAATACCTTCTGCGCCGGCTGCTTTTAAGTTGTTTATTTTATCCCAGAAATCGGCTTCAGCAATTACCGAATGTACGGCTACCCAGTTCGGTTCGAAGAGCGGAACTACCGTTGGGCTTTTAACACCTGGAAGTAAATCGACTACTTTTTGAAGGTTATCTTTTGATACATTCAGTACTACATATTTGTTCGATTTTGCACTGAGTACCGAGCGGATCCTTTGCAGTAATTCTGCCACTTCAGGATTGTCGGCTATCGATTTGTTTCCGATTAAAACCGCTTCCGATTGCATTACATCTGCGAATGGTTTTAGTCCGTTGCTCTTTAATGTTCCGCCGGTAGAAACGATATCAAAAATCGCATCACTTAGACCTAAACCCGGACCAATTTCTACAGAGCCGGAGATGGTTCTGATATCAGATTTAATGCCTTTTTCTGTTAAGAATTTTTCGAGAATTACCGGGTAAGAAGTTGCTACAGCTTTACCATTTAACTCTTCTAAATTTTGAATGGTGCTGGTGGCCTGAACAGCAATTTTTAAGGTGCATTTTCCAAAACCCAGTTTCTGAAGATAGTCAACCTCGGCTTTGGTTTCTACGATTACGTTTTCGCCAACAATGCCCAGATCGGCAATACCATCCTGTACGTATTCTGGAATATCGTCATCGCGGAGGAAAAGAATTTCTAAAGGGAAATTGGTAACTGTTGAAATGAGTGAACTTTTGTAGTTTTCGAATGCTAAACCACAGTTTTTAAGGATTTCTACAGATTTTTCGTTTAACCTACCCGATTTCTGGATAGCAATTTTAAGTGTTTTCAAAGTATTGAATATAGAGTGAACAAGAAATTATTTTACGGAAAAAACGTTTTGAAGTACAAAACAAACATATATCATCGCCTATCGGCGATGGTGTAGATGTAAGTGATGGTTCAAAGTTAAGTTCATAAATTTATTTCTGCCAATATCAATGCTTTAGCTGATTAGCGATGGCAAATATAGTGTTTGAAATGGTAAAACAAAAAATAATGGCACTTAATTTGCCATTATGCTGTTTTTATTGCCAATAACCCTTATTTTGTATTAAATTTTTAACAAATTGAAAAAGTTTCGCTTTCTGATTTTACCCTTTGTACTGTTCATTTCTGCTTGTGGATGGTTTAAAAGCCCACCCGAGATTGGGAAAGTACTATCTGAACATTTTAAGAACAAAATGTACAAAGATTTTGACACTGTAGCTTACGACAGCATTTTT is drawn from Pedobacter sp. HDW13 and contains these coding sequences:
- a CDS encoding site-specific integrase, whose protein sequence is MLTPKIILYVHKTYADNTHPIMLQYVKNGKPIRKVLGRCKKQDWLKSTNRVSSKNIEAPRINNDIEYALKNFGITKVLNFKAYFENIIENYRLKEQVSRHDVNKVVLAQLLEFDKDVDFEDITESFIYKFAAFLRDVKKNNPNSIKEKMHVLGKVLSGAKKAKMIKENALDDITFNKQRSTKTKLNVSEIQQIMSLELSGKMAESRDIFIASIFLRGIRIGDLITLKASNIIDNRLVYEERKTGKIHNIGIVEALKNIIDRWMVGNEFDYIFSFMDTDANVDKFIYKKAVKNAISKLSRYLKIIGEKIKITKNISPHAARHFFSKIANSTIKDTSITKDLIGHSSLAIHEGYISEISDDLVMDEYAEKVLENLKASQ
- a CDS encoding 4Fe-4S dicluster domain-containing protein, with translation MAIKITDECINCGACEPECPNNAIYDAGTAWRFSDGTNLNGIIDFGNQQIEADATQEAVSDEVYYIVSDKCTECKGFHDEPQCAAVCPVDCCVDDEDIRETEEELLAKKAWLHQEG
- a CDS encoding universal stress protein, with translation MNFKKILIAVDNSTCSEKAAKAGYDMAEKFGAEVALVNIIEPIPANVNPDLTLAPVFLETYDNSEENSHVLLKEMEAKYSKEIKTTYLSIVDTAAHGIIQQSDEWGSDLIVIGTYGRTGLYHFLMGSVAEHVARKSACPVLIIPNKCEVD
- a CDS encoding C40 family peptidase, producing MENQYGICRVAVAPLRADASDRSEIVSQLLFGDHVEILQKEERWWLVQNGYDGYEGWMDFRQLAPVSQNEFAEMHDCHLLAPLSFNNTLTAEDGSLYHLCPGSNLPFLKNEFCYVGSERYKIGFDVHDNHKTDFKADVTATAKFFQNIPYLWGGRNLFGLDCSGFTQLVFKLLGIKLNRDASQQAEQGELVGFLAECKPGDVAFFDNDEGKITHVGIMLSPNEIIHASAKVKIDPIDDQGIFNKELGKYSHKLRIIKRFVE
- a CDS encoding WD40 repeat domain-containing protein — its product is MLKHIQTLPGHQNPVYALAHSDQDDIFFSAGNDKGIVEWSLAQLAFVRVKMPVQSSVYYLHYYNNQLFVGERSGAFSIYDLTKQEVVVRVNAHLKPIFNIKTVQSKNELITTGEDGTVAVWSLTDFKEIYRFQAAYDTVRTIALSPDETEIAFGCKDHLIKIYNLSDYSLKQNLEGHKLPVTALAYHPENRYLISGSRDAQLKIWSLPNYELLQTIPAHMFTVYDIAFHPTLPYFATSSQDKSIKLWDAENFKLYKILSLEKAGIGHTHSINKIVWSNDGKYLISTGDDKQVMIWEME
- the hisIE gene encoding bifunctional phosphoribosyl-AMP cyclohydrolase/phosphoribosyl-ATP diphosphatase HisIE; its protein translation is MNIDTSSLDWDKTAGLLPVIIQDYKTLEVLMLGYMNAEALEKTQAEGKVTFFSRSKNRLWTKGETSNNFLYVKELFVDCDNDTILIKADAVGPTCHTGSRSCFKTDFNQNFIFELENIINDRYENPVEGSYINKMRSKGLNKIAQKVGEEGVETVIAALAESEEEFIGEASDLLFHLMFLLKEKGLSIQDIAKNLEKRHK
- the hisF gene encoding imidazole glycerol phosphate synthase subunit HisF — translated: MLSKRIIPCLDVKDGRTVKGVNFVDLRDAGDPVELAAQYAQQGADELVFLDITATHERRKTMIEMVKSVARQLNIPFTIGGGITEIADAEALLNAGADKISINSAAVRNPKLIKELAKAFGVQFVVLAVDTKHVDGKNMVHLNGGRLITELETENWIKQAEDLGAGEILLTSMDHDGTKAGFDCGLLSKVNQMINIPIIASGGAGNMDHFTEVFQKANVDAALAASVFHYGEILIPDLKHELSRNQIPVRI
- the hisA gene encoding 1-(5-phosphoribosyl)-5-[(5-phosphoribosylamino)methylideneamino]imidazole-4-carboxamide isomerase; amino-acid sequence: MYIIPAIDILDGKVVRLREGDYNQKTEYDVSIAEMIEKYRSNGTDFIHIIDLNGAKGDFSNQKSLFEIIKKTEMRVQYGGGIRTIEQVTNLLDAGIHRVIVGTQAITNPDFLPSLSEAFAKKDDYANRIVIAIDVLDEVIKYSGWMESSPIKLMDYVDKCLSLGFFRFLCTDISKDGKLGGAAIDLYEKLLEHSPMIKLIASGGVSSMDDIYELAKYPIRSVVVGKAIYENRITIEEIKEWNLKALSSI
- the hisH gene encoding imidazole glycerol phosphate synthase subunit HisH, producing MIGIVNYGAGNIFSLTAALDRLNLQYGMVDTEADLEKYSHIIIPGVGHAGAAMEKLKGTGLVEAIKKLSKPVLGICVGMQLITEHSEEGDAALLDIVPVKTKKFDKALNIKIPHMGWNAVSPKNNSLFEGVEDNTQFYFVHSYFIEYNPTFDIASADYGLKFSAAVQKDNFYGVQFHPEKSGKAGELILKNFSNLSL